A single Trypanosoma brucei gambiense DAL972 chromosome 9, complete sequence DNA region contains:
- a CDS encoding T. brucei spp.-specific protein produces the protein MGNAQDIPNSFRRTVVSLHYRESPFSGDDDEVSQLCRTIFCTRLTADEFACYWTAEDVRQLRLYHPNRLATILLLAMRQLEDFVAISSDPNEKWGNDNPLQHPVRKSNFSGSGATSGITEESPRWSAKRRPPVDFTAAINALRLIAGSLPYCFEDIDLLRAVVQSDEEEASKDELNVIITSQRTRELMGMDDRTESPLAAGFAHHFFVQGGKCFMNNEPGAHRCFYADLLDEEKPNPPTTPLGFRLVELLVKLFFVPKFSQMEPMKMAPSMMEELRGSLAYDLKLLSLTRALVPQNFGSTEDINEDDECWMFSFEGTYVKEARSLVLRAILLTISVPIFYTPSCLSDAQSREPQGNESSCSHESSGVMYEEVSDVMLSGLFDVNERPLLVKFFVLLLHVVRCCPKWPVTVPSLRGMWAARPTLTADNVDVLSHSLAILAAGFYTGPYVASQRYVHRGEKPVRVPSVLYGIMHQVIGSNFVPWKILQGTGLEGIPASPVVADPYEVGSSGMGCSSATKEPHDCDGLPDYARSFADGVLALLEAPLIAGSSSIPKPEAPCSSLGLHLMLWLLQHSEAAINAVGRKPRLLLVLVQTIHVVGTQYPSYLGEGQIALLCFLRLLRHQPFLRLLLEHLPTDGDADLTREGKVNATQFLRELRVAMPTLPNKLVITSNMSPDKRRQIEWQSDEVLCIRTYCDVLVLTLCYVVAPGSPSWFSNLHRTAVEVLHTLQVYLPKATGRFPLDVLSEHIVFEVAGSFNHICSPRVLMTGADARLACFNMIKAVSFMLEAAIAHINGGSGAALLKNQEHEDVECKGGESNIVALLWLLVTQGGLSELTKHIQTQLDSKTKAAAGGSSYAEPCSGKLGDGTGVGVLKELLHSDEFNFLRRVTNEVAQKLKDALEDSSGRGNGTEKTTEVDIEPCHEGERWMKSSGKRLWFERDDKLFQKVLEVGSSVVNEKEQERREKGRLGGEFVTSPVALREASVPFEGAAKRWLLRQLWVQVHRLNTGPPVFDFRTATIIRE, from the coding sequence ATGGGGAACGCACAGGACATTCCTAATTCATTCCGCCGTACCGTGGTTTCCCTGCACTACAGGGAAAGTCCTTTTTCTGGGGATGACGATGAAGTATCGCAACTTTGCCGAACGATATTCTGCACGCGTTTAACCGCTGACGAGTTTGCTTGTTATTGGACTGCGGAAGATGTCAGGCAACTACGGCTCTACCACCCGAATCGACTCGCCACCATTTTATTATTGGCTATGAGGCAGTTGGAGGACTTTGTTGCAATCAGCAGCGACCCAAATGAAAAGTGGGGTAACGACAATCCTCTTCAGCACCCGGTGCGTAAAAGTAACTTTAGTGGCAGCGGTGCAACATCTGGAATAACGGAGGAATCCCCGCGATGGAGCGCGAAACGCAGGCCGCCAGTAGACTTCACCGCTGCAATCAACGCCCTTCGGCTCATTGCGGGGTCGCTGCCGTATTGTTTTGAAGATATCGACCTCTTGAGGGCAGTGGTGCAAAGTGACGAGGAAGAGGCATCCAAGGACGAGCTCAACGTCATCATTACCTCGCAGCGCACGCGTGAACTTATGGGAATGGACGACCGAACGGAGAGTCCACTTGCCGCGGGTTTTGCCCACCACTTCTTTGTCCAAGGTGGTAAGTGCTTCATGAACAATGAGCCAGGAGCACACCGATGTTTCTACGCTGATTTATTAGATGAAGAGAAACCTAACCCACCCACCACGCCGCTCGGTTTCCGTCTTGTCGAGCTACTGGTGAAACTTTTCTTTGTGCCCAAATTCTCACAAATGGAACCGATGAAAATGGCGCCGTCAATGATGGAGGAACTGCGGGGGAGCTTAGCTTATGACCTGAAATTGCTATCTCTGACGAGAGCGTTGGTGCCTCAAAACTTCGGTAGCACCGAGGATATTAACGAAGACGATGAGTGCTGGATGTTTTCCTTTGAGGGTACTTATGTCAAGGAAGCACGTAGCTTAGTGCTTCGCGCAATTCTACTGACCATCTCCGTACCCATATTTTACACGCCGTCATGCCTGAGCGACGCGCAAAGCAGGGAGCCCCAAGGAAATGAAAGCAGCTGCTCCCATGAGTCGTCAGGGGTGATGTATGAGGAAGTGAGTGATGTGATGCTTAGTGGGCTCTTCGACGTAAACGAGCGACCCCTGTTGGTGAAGTTTTTCGTACTCCTCCTGCATGTTGTGCGGTGCTGCCCGAAATGGCCTGTCACGGTTCCTTCTCTCCGTGGAATGTGGGCGGCGAGACCAACTCTCACAGCAGACAACGTTGACGTGCTCAGTCATTCACTTGCAATACTCGCCGCTGGTTTTTACACCGGTCCATACGTTGCTTCCCAGCGGTACGTCCATCGGGGAGAAAAACCCGTGCGGGTGCCGAGCGTTCTGTATGGAATCATGCATCAAGTGATTGGTTCGAATTTCGTTCCGTGGAAGATCTTACAGGGCACGGGACTGGAGGGAATTCCTGCTTcacctgttgttgctgatcCATATGAGGTGGGATCGTCTGGAATGGGATGTAGCAGTGCCACGAAAGAGCCGCATGATTGTGACGGTCTACCAGATTATGCAAGGAGCTTTGCCGATGGCGTGCTGGCTCTGCTGGAGGCACCTTTGATAGCAGGCAGTTCAAGCATTCCGAAACCAGAGGCACCGTGCTCATCGTTGGGTCTGCATCTAATGTTGTGGCTGTTGCAGCACAGCGAAGCAGCCATTAACGCTGTTGGACGCAAACCGCGATTATTGTTGGTTCTCGTACAGACTATTCATGTCGTCGGCACCCAATACCCGAGTTATCTTGGCGAAGGTCAAATCGCATTACTTTGCTTTCTTCGACTACTCCGGCACCAACCGTTTCTACGACTTCTATTGGAGCACCTCCCCACGGATGGAGACGCAGACCTCACACGTGAGGGAAAGGTGAACGCCACACAATTTTTGCGTGAGCTCCGAGTCGCAATGCCAACTTTACCGAATAAACTTGTTATCACGTCCAATATGAGCCCAGACAAGAGACGACAAATCGAGTGGCAGTCAGACGAGGTGCTTTGCATCCGTACATACTGTGATGTTCTTGTACTCACGCTGTGTTACGTAGTGGCGCCCGGTTCCCCTTCTTGGTTCAGTAATTTGCACAGAACGGCTGTCGAGGTGCTGCACACGCTGCAAGTATACCTTCCTAAGGCAACAGGGCGGTTCCCGCTTGACGTTCTTAGTGAACACATCGTGTTCGAGGTTGCCGGAAGTTTCAACCACATTTGTTCCCCTCGTGTACTGATGACGGGGGCTGACGCGCGGCTAGCCTGTTTTAATATGATCAAGGCGGTTTCTTTTATGCTTGAGGCAGCGATTGCACACATTAACGGTGGCAGCGGTGCAGCACTACTTAAAAATCAGGAACATGAGGATGTGGAATGCAAAGGTGGGGAAAGTAATATCGTGGCGCTTCTTTGGTTGCTGGTTACCCAAGGGGGGTTGTCAGAACTTacaaaacacatacaaacacagtTGGACAGCAAAACCAAAGCGGCTGCTGGTGGTTCCTCTTATGCCGAGCCCTGCAGTGGCAAACTAGGTGATGGTACGGGGGTGGGAGTTTTAAAAGAACTGTTGCACAGTGATGAGTTTAACTTTCTTCGTCGTGTGACTAATGAAGTAGCTCAAAAGTTAAAGGATGCACTAGAAGATTCATCGGGAAGGGGCAATGGGacagagaaaacaacagaggTCGATATAGAACCATGCCACGAGGGGGAGAGATGGATGAAGTCAAGTGGTAAACGTCTCTGGTTTGAGCGTGATGATAAGCTTTTTCAAAAAGTGTTGGAAGTCGGTTCGAGCGTAGTAAATGAGAAAGAACAGGAACGCCGTGAGAAGGGGAGGTTGGGAGGAGAATTCGTCACTTCCCCTGTTGCGTTGCGTGAGGCGTCAGTGCCTTTTGAAGGTGCCGCTAAGCGATGGCTGCTCCGCCAGTTGTGGGTGCAGGTACATCGTCTGAACACCGGGCCACCAGTGTTTGATTTCCGCACCGCCACCATTATCCGGGAGTAA
- a CDS encoding protein kinase, putative: MGRPFRIVQRLSEKVLNPEAKSSKKSSKKAKDVYSYIVVVENIEALPMFARYVVVKRTFFKIDEVLLAHREPEILNRVRDKGILHVFHSEVTRNDGRLGTTVAMEYCPGSLEQRLQQETRMLESEVVQVLLALASVLGYLHSRQPPVAHRNINPSNVLIHSESAGASAYRLYNFRSAMTEAYHCENHEEVVAAMEDFARYTTAGYRAPEMLDPSSHKRIDEQVDMWALGVLLYYAMYQRLPFTDACWGLARKPKLRYPVEAEVWYTGSLRIVLEHLLEPDPEKRWDAFALINFMRFDNDLCRHIGPFCFSQTERPEGWEPQDVKVIGRPVPAKVLPERLRNTGQSDDPAAAARDNRDEAAASSVKSRTAAQESGDNDQMVLKAVTALSSDTASTDPEVLAYREKLIREQEEAWQVAESAHKKRDKEDKDGTTSGPADVDSLFGPTEKKEAVKENKASAIDDLFGGMETQPSQPQKPTTDDLFGGASTATASNQIPPQGSQVGANDSWKDDLFAAPPQQPQMQPQPAFPMAADSSWSTGAPTSVPMNPTGGMMGQQQAPMGWGNGATTPGFQPMQTPQMQQQVPGGWGNGATAPGFQPMQTPQMQQQVPGGAPGFTGGNDLFQRPQQQQPQQPEKDPFASLFK; the protein is encoded by the coding sequence ATGGGGCGTCCCTTTCGTATTGTGCAGAGGTTAAGTGAGAAGGTGCTTAACCCGGAGGCGAAAAGCTCgaagaaaagcagcaagAAAGCTAAGGATGTGTACTCCTACATTGTGGTTGTTGAAAACATTGAAGCTTTACCAATGTTTGCCAGGTATGTCGTTGTGAAGCGTACCTTTTTCAAGATAGACGAGGTGTTGTTGGCTCATCGGGAGCCTGAGATTTTGAATCGCGTTCGCGATAAGGGAATCCTGCACGTGTTCCACAGTGAAGTAACACGGAATGATGGGCGTTTGGGAACAACCGTGGCGATGGAGTACTGCCCCGGAAGTTTGGAACAGCGCCTGCAGCAGGAGACTCGGATGTTAGAAAGTGAAGTGGTACAAGTGTTGCTAGCGCTGGCTAGTGTGTTGGGCTACTTGCACTCTAGGCAGCCCCCGGTTGCACACCGTAACATTAATCCAAGCAATGTGTTAATTCACTCGGAGTCGGCAGGAGCGAGCGCATACCGCCTCTACAACTTTAGAAGTGCCATGACGGAGGCGTACCACTGCGAGAACCACGAGGAGGTAGTGGCGGCCATGGAAGACTTTGCCCGCTACACCACGGCAGGGTACCGGGCGCCTGAAATGTTAGACCCAAGTAGTCACAAGCGTATTGATGAACAGGTAGATATGTGGGCTCTTGGTGTGCTGCTGTACTACGCAATGTACCAGCGCCTGCCCTTCACGGATGCATGCTGGGGGCTGGCAAGAAAACCCAAGTTACGCTACCCCGTGGAAGCTGAAGTGTGGTACACGGGCTCACTACGCATCGTGCTTGAGCATCTTCTTGAACCAGATCCGGAGAAGAGGTGGGATGCGTTTGCTCTCATCAACTTCATGCGTTTCGACAATGACCTATGCAGACACATTGGACCCTTCTGCTTCTCGCAGACTGAGCGGCCCGAGGGATGGGAACCGCAGGACGTGAAGGTAATTGGCCGCCCAGTTCCAGCCAAAGTTCTCCCGGAGAGGCTGCGAAATACTGGCCAGTCCGACGATCCGGCTGCTGCAGCGCGTGACAACAGGGACGAAGCGGCTGCCAGCTCCGTCAAGAGCCGCACAGCGGCACAGGAGTCTGGAGATAATGATCAAATGGTTCTCAAGGCAGTAACTGCACTGAGTTCAGATACCGCTTCCACAGATCCCGAGGTGCTAGCCTACCGTGAAAAGCTCATTCGTGAACAGGAGGAGGCATGGCAAGTGGCAGAAAGCGCACACAAAAAGCGGGATAAGGAAGACAAGGATGGGACGACCTCTGGACCGGCAGATGTTGATTCATTGTTTGGTCCAactgaaaagaaggaagctgtaaaggaaaacaagGCATCTGCTATTGACGACTTATTTGGTGGCATGGAGACACAACCATCACAGCCTCAAAAACCAACAACGGATGACCTCTTTGGAGGCGCCTCTACAGCTACTGCGAGCAACCAAATCCCACCCCAGGGATCCCAAGTTGGAGCTAACGACAGTTGGAAGGATGATCTCTTCGCTGCGCCACCTCAGCAACCACAAATGCAACCTCAACCGGCCTTTCCAATGGCAGCTGACAGTAGTTGGAGCACCGGAGCACCAACATCGGTGCCAATGAATCCAACCGGCGGCATGATGGGTCAACAGCAGGCCCCCATGGGATGGGGAAATGGAGCAACAACTCCGGGTTTCCAACCAATGCAAACTCCacaaatgcaacaacaagttCCTGGTGGATGGGGAAATGGAGCAACAGCTCCGGGTTTCCAACCAATGCAAACTCCacaaatgcaacaacaagttCCTGGTGGTGCCCCCGGTTTCACGGGCGGAAACGACCTATTCCAAAGgccacagcagcaacagccacAGCAACCAGAGAAGGACCCCTTCGCCAGTCTCTTCAAGTGA